The Euphorbia lathyris chromosome 8, ddEupLath1.1, whole genome shotgun sequence genome has a window encoding:
- the LOC136203361 gene encoding cytoplasmic 60S subunit biogenesis factor REI1 homolog 1, translated as MPGLTCNACNKEFEDDAEQKLHYKSDWHRYNLKRKIAGVPGVTETLFMARQSALAQEKEMANETPMLYSCVLCSKGYRSSKAHAQHLQSRSHIMRAAQGTHQDEDKAVVKPLPRRAMTKSIPQRDEMDEESEDSEDEWEEVDPEEQLVGEATKSLTELDVNEASEEDMDEDEDNDLLDPSCCFMCDKEHRNIESCMVHMHKHHGFFIPDVEYLKDPKGLLTYLGLKVKRDFLCLYCNYRCHSFNSLEAVRKHMEAKSHCKVHYGDDDDEEEAELEDFYDYSSSYVDGDGKQLITAGDMANTVELGSAGSELIITTKSDKKISSRTLGSREFLRYYRQKPRPSPANAVAISASLAARYRSMGLVTVQSREQMVRMKVLKEMRRSGVEAMRSKMGMKSNVIRNLPKNVPY; from the exons ATGCCTGGCCTTACTTGCAACGCTTGTAATAAAGAATTCGAGGACGATGCTGAACAGAAACTCCATTACAAGTCCGATTGGCATCGCTACAATCTTAAACGCAAG ATTGCTGGCGTCCCAGGGGTGACTGAAACATTATTCATGGCTAGACAGTCAGCACTTGCTCAGGAGAAGGAAATGGCGAATGAGACCCCTATGCTGTATAGTTGTGTTCTCTGCAGTAAGGGATATCGAAGTTCAAAAGCTCATGCTCAGCATCTTCAATCACGAAGCCACATTATGCGAGCTGCTCAAGGAACTCACCAAGATGAGGATAAGGCAGTAGTTAAACCACTTCCACGTCGTGCCATGACAAAGAGTATCCCACAAAGGGATGAAATGGATGAAGAAAGCGAAGATAGTGAGGATGAATGGGAAGAGGTTGATCCAGAGGAACAGTTAGTTGGTGAGGCCACAAAGTCATTGACCGAGTTGGATGTAAACGAGGCCAGTGAGGAAGATATGGATGAGGATGAAGACAATGACTTGTTGGATCCATCTTGCTGCTTTATGTGTGATAAAGAGCATCGTAATATAGAAAGTTGCATGGTTCACATGCACAAGCACCATGGATTCTTTATTCCTGATGTTGAGTATTTGAAGGACCCAAAAGGCCTTCTCACCTATCTTGGCCTTAAG GTGAAAAGGGATTTCTTGTGTTTGTACTGCAATTACAGATGTCATTCTTTTAACAGCCTAGAAGCAGTTAGGAAGCATATGGAAGCAAAAAGTCATTGCAAAGTACATTATGGTGATGACGATGATGAAGAGGAAGCTGAGTTAGAAGATTTCTATGATTATAGCAGCAG TTATGTCGATGGAGATGGGAAACAGCTGATTACTGCAGGTGATATGGCCAATACTGTAGAACTCGGAAGTGCTGGTTCAGAGCTCATTATAACTACAAAATCCGACAAAAAAATATCATCCAGAACACTTGGTTCCAGAGAATTTTTGCGCTATTATCGACAGAAACCCCGTCCATCACCAGCAAATGCTGTTGCCATTAGTGCTTCCCTGGCTGCTAG GTACAGGAGCATGGGGCTGGTGACAGTGCAGTCAAGAGAGCAGATGGTGAGGATGAAAGTGTTGAAGGAGATGAGACGTTCGGGTGTAGAGGCAATGCGCTCGAAAATGGGCATGAAGAGTAATGTTATTCGAAACCTTCCGAAGAATGTTCCATATTAG